The genome window GACCTGGGAGAAGACCAAGGCGGCCGTGCGTCGCGGCTGGGATCGCATGACGGACGACGATGACGATTCCTACTACCGCAACCACTACAGCAGCATGTTCGCCAGCGGTGGGGGCAGCTACGAGGATTACGCGCCGGCCTACCGCTACGGCACCCAGATGCGCGGCGACTCGCGCTACACCAGCCGCCAGTGGGACGAGGTGGAGCCCGAGCTGCGCAGCGACTGGGAAACCCGCAATGGCGGTGGCGGATCGACCTGGGAGCGCGTGAAGGCCGCGGTTCGCCACGGTTGGGATCGGATGACGGGAGACGCGCCCTCGGGACGCGGCTACTGAGCATCGGCCACAGGCTGAACGCTGAGCACGATGGCGCCTTCGGGCGCCATTTTTCTACGACCAAGCTCGAGATCCGAGGTCGGCGAACGACTGTCCAGTCGCGCGCCCGCGACATACGGATTGGAGTACATTCAAATCGACCGCCGAGCGATCGAAGGAGCCGAACTGATGTCCAGTAACAATGCTTCAAGCAGCCCGCAGGAAGTCACCACGATTCCGGTGAGCGAAGAGCGGCTCGAGGTGGGAACGCGGACCGTCGATACCGGCCGCGGCGTCAGGGTCCACAAGACCGTGACCGAGCAGCCGGTCAGCATCGACGAGACCTTGCTGCGCGAGGAAGTGGAGGTCCGGCGCGTGCCGGTCGACCGCATCGTCGCGTTGGAGGAAGCGCCCGCCAACCGCTATGAAGGCGAGACGCTGGTGGTGCCGGTCCTCGAGGAAGTGCTGGTGGTCGAACGCCGCCTGCGCATCAAGGAGGAACTGCACATCACCCGCACGCGGCGCGAGGAGCGCTACCACGAGCAGGCCGTGCTCAAAACCGAGCAGGTGAGCGTAGAACGCTTCGACGACGCCACCGGTGGGCCGCCGGCGGACCAACCCTGACCAGAATGGAGGAAACGACCATGCAACATACACTTGTAGCCGTGTTCGACAACCGGGCCGACGCGCAGAGCGCGATGAATGAATTGCTGTCGTCGGGATTCTCCAGTGGCGACGTGCGCCTGTCGAACGCCGACCCCACGGGCCAGACCGACAGCATCACCGGCGCCTCCGACATCGCGGGCGAGCGTGACATGACGGCCGACCGGGCTGGCGATGGCGGCGGGACCGGCATCGGCGCCAGCATCAAGCATTTCTTCAGCGACCTGTTCGGCAGCGACAACGACGAGCACGTCAGCCGCTACGAAGGCGCGGTGACGCGCGGCCACCACGTGCTGACCCTGACCGCCGTGTCGTTGGTGGAAGTGGAGCGCGCCGCCGACATCGTCGAGCGCTACGGCCCGACCGACATCGACGAGCAGGCCTCGCAGTTCGGCGACGTGCCTTCCGGCACCGAGGCGCTGCGCATGGGACACGGCAGCAGCATGGGCGGCGCGGCCATGTCGGCGCAGTCGGGCGGCGCTGGCCAGTCGCTGCAGGCGGGCGGCCAGCCGACCCTGGACAATCCGGGCGACCGCAAGCTCTTCCAGCAGCAGTCGCTGAACCAGGCCGAGCCGATGGGCACCACCTACCAGGAACCGATGGGCAAGAGCGGGCTCACCGCGACCGGCGGCACCTCGCTCCAGGGTTCGACCCTGCAGGAGAATTCGGTCCAGGCCTCGTCGCTCGACGGCACCCAGCAGACCGGGGTCGGCCTGGGCAGCTCCGGCATGCAGGGCGGGACCCTGCGCTCGCCCGACCAGGGCAGCGGCGCTTACCAGGGCGGCGGGCTG of Massilia sp. KIM contains these proteins:
- a CDS encoding DUF2382 domain-containing protein yields the protein MSSNNASSSPQEVTTIPVSEERLEVGTRTVDTGRGVRVHKTVTEQPVSIDETLLREEVEVRRVPVDRIVALEEAPANRYEGETLVVPVLEEVLVVERRLRIKEELHITRTRREERYHEQAVLKTEQVSVERFDDATGGPPADQP